The following are encoded together in the Prosthecobacter sp. SYSU 5D2 genome:
- a CDS encoding TonB-dependent receptor yields the protein MRKSTPELVRRSLIIHAWFFICLLLLCSAGLILAQEGLRGGLRGAIKDADFYVGVPDVTVMLEPGGQTVRTDKEGRFFINDIPPGVYRLAVSGEGYIRTSQSGVVVTAGSVREVDVDMTAEVVELDEFTVQELISEDSTVMPLSIGASLQSFASAISPTLLKSGGASGDIGSALKRLSSTAVVDSRYVVVRGLSDRYNVVVLNGARLPSSDPDKRAVNIDIFPTGLLETVVSSKTAVASMPGEVTGGYLNIITKRIPAEPFFTISMSTGYNTESTGTGRFLSYRGGGTGFLGSADTRALPSIMQDINALPSGNGTRTYLEPDGSPGAPAQTPTDIANAQFSANRLAAARALSGRGMGTSYKDAPMDFSFSAIGGTRIDDFMGGTLGLIGGVTYGKKYITETGIRGFANVGAGTPAPTEQFVFEKGQESLLAGALLSGSLEFSPGNSVTLTYFANLSAQDDAIFSYGETAALGTLGNGVPLDQEEIIIFKEFQFYTERRLQTLQLAGEHTLEGMSDIKIDWQAAYSMSSQDQPDLRKANYAYSYDLNSIVGTGDPAPPDLERTWRRLDDTNFNIAFNAEIPLDEGAKNGGTGTKFKFGGSFDHSKRDYVTDNFEYVGLPSDILIRNYLGLTPDQGYLVRPPTADNNLNLSLGDLIGDLDQIDRTTVPNPFVPGTNTVRDNFFLARAFNIPPRESYQAYQTIPAFYGSLTFSMMDDFETTVGARVEVTRMEIQVDVQSAGGSSATGDFLSQFDSLDFELNRTDLLPSLSNRWKIADNMALRSSISRTVARPTFKEIALVFSRDPETGNFFVGNPGLEMSSIMNYDLRWEWNPNPGDAFALSFFAKQIDKPIEFVNLGVFNTARNEESAVLFGFEVEAYKELGSLIPALEGFSLGLNYGFVYSKVDLSTESEDIRRQAGLSLDRPLQGQPEYTFNANLSYDIKDWGLTSAVLLNVTGPLLYTVGGRFESNLTPDIYQRPFTSLDLAFSKRITDAWSFNFRISNLLNQPRERYFDGGLPFSVTTVGTGYSIGITGKW from the coding sequence ATGCGCAAATCAACTCCCGAACTGGTTCGTCGTTCACTTATCATTCATGCCTGGTTTTTCATCTGCCTGCTGCTGCTGTGCAGTGCAGGGCTGATCCTGGCCCAGGAGGGCCTGCGCGGCGGTCTGCGCGGTGCCATCAAAGATGCTGACTTTTATGTCGGTGTACCGGATGTCACCGTTATGCTGGAGCCTGGCGGGCAGACCGTCCGCACAGACAAAGAAGGCCGTTTCTTCATCAATGACATCCCTCCGGGCGTGTATCGCCTGGCGGTCAGTGGTGAAGGCTACATCCGCACCAGCCAGAGCGGCGTCGTGGTCACGGCCGGCAGCGTCCGTGAGGTGGATGTGGACATGACGGCGGAGGTGGTGGAGCTGGATGAATTCACCGTCCAGGAACTCATCTCCGAGGACAGTACGGTCATGCCTCTCAGCATTGGTGCATCCCTTCAAAGCTTTGCCAGCGCCATCTCTCCAACGCTCCTGAAGAGCGGCGGTGCTTCTGGAGATATTGGCAGCGCGCTCAAGCGCCTCTCCAGCACGGCCGTGGTGGACAGCCGCTACGTTGTCGTCCGCGGTCTGAGCGACCGGTATAACGTCGTGGTTCTCAATGGCGCACGCCTGCCCAGTTCCGACCCGGACAAGCGCGCGGTGAACATTGACATCTTCCCAACGGGCCTTTTGGAAACGGTGGTCAGCTCCAAGACCGCTGTCGCCTCCATGCCTGGGGAGGTGACGGGAGGCTATCTGAACATCATCACCAAGCGCATCCCTGCGGAGCCCTTTTTCACCATCTCCATGTCCACCGGCTACAATACCGAATCCACCGGTACCGGGCGCTTTCTGAGCTATCGCGGTGGGGGCACAGGGTTCCTGGGCAGTGCGGACACCCGGGCCCTGCCCAGCATCATGCAGGACATCAATGCCCTTCCCTCGGGTAACGGTACCCGTACTTATCTGGAGCCGGACGGCAGCCCCGGTGCGCCTGCGCAGACGCCGACTGACATCGCCAACGCCCAGTTTTCCGCCAACCGCCTGGCCGCCGCACGCGCCCTGAGCGGGCGGGGCATGGGCACCAGCTATAAAGATGCCCCCATGGATTTCAGTTTCAGCGCCATCGGCGGCACGCGCATTGACGACTTCATGGGCGGAACGCTCGGCCTCATTGGTGGCGTCACCTATGGGAAGAAGTACATTACCGAGACGGGGATTCGTGGTTTCGCCAACGTTGGTGCAGGAACACCCGCCCCGACTGAGCAGTTCGTTTTCGAAAAGGGCCAGGAAAGCCTGCTCGCCGGTGCCCTGCTTAGCGGCTCGCTGGAGTTCTCCCCCGGCAACAGCGTCACGCTTACTTACTTCGCCAACCTTTCGGCCCAGGATGATGCCATCTTTAGCTATGGTGAGACTGCCGCCCTTGGAACTCTTGGCAACGGTGTGCCTCTGGACCAGGAGGAGATCATCATCTTCAAAGAGTTCCAGTTTTACACCGAACGCCGGTTGCAGACCTTGCAGCTCGCCGGAGAGCATACGCTGGAAGGCATGAGCGACATCAAGATTGACTGGCAGGCTGCATACAGCATGTCCTCCCAGGACCAGCCGGACCTGCGCAAGGCCAACTACGCCTACTCCTATGATCTCAACAGCATCGTCGGCACCGGGGACCCTGCCCCGCCAGATCTCGAGCGCACCTGGCGCCGGCTGGATGACACCAATTTTAACATCGCCTTCAATGCCGAGATTCCTCTGGATGAAGGTGCCAAGAACGGGGGCACCGGCACCAAGTTCAAATTCGGTGGCAGCTTCGATCACAGCAAGCGTGACTACGTGACCGATAACTTCGAGTACGTCGGTCTTCCCTCAGATATCCTAATCCGCAATTACCTGGGTCTGACGCCTGACCAGGGCTACCTCGTGCGCCCGCCGACGGCGGATAACAACCTCAACCTCAGCCTGGGAGATCTCATCGGCGACCTGGACCAGATTGACCGCACGACTGTGCCTAATCCGTTCGTCCCCGGCACCAATACAGTGCGCGACAACTTCTTTCTGGCGCGTGCCTTTAACATCCCCCCGCGCGAGTCGTATCAGGCCTACCAGACCATTCCCGCTTTTTATGGCTCGCTCACGTTCTCCATGATGGACGACTTTGAGACCACAGTCGGCGCACGTGTGGAGGTGACCCGCATGGAAATCCAGGTGGATGTGCAGAGCGCCGGCGGCAGCAGTGCCACCGGGGATTTCCTCAGCCAGTTTGACAGCCTCGACTTCGAGCTCAACCGCACCGATCTCCTGCCCTCCCTTTCCAACCGCTGGAAAATCGCCGATAACATGGCGCTGCGCAGCTCCATCAGCCGGACCGTCGCCAGGCCCACCTTTAAAGAAATCGCTCTGGTCTTTTCACGAGATCCGGAAACCGGCAACTTCTTTGTCGGCAACCCCGGCCTGGAAATGTCCTCCATCATGAACTACGACCTTCGCTGGGAGTGGAATCCCAACCCTGGCGATGCCTTTGCCCTCTCGTTCTTTGCCAAACAGATCGACAAGCCGATTGAATTTGTGAACCTGGGTGTTTTCAACACCGCCCGAAATGAAGAAAGCGCCGTGCTGTTCGGCTTTGAAGTGGAGGCATACAAAGAACTCGGCAGCCTCATTCCTGCGCTGGAAGGTTTCAGCCTGGGACTCAATTATGGCTTCGTTTATTCCAAGGTGGACCTGAGCACCGAGAGTGAGGACATCCGCCGCCAGGCCGGCCTGTCTCTGGACCGTCCGTTGCAAGGCCAGCCTGAATACACCTTCAACGCCAACCTCAGCTACGACATTAAAGACTGGGGGCTTACCAGCGCCGTTTTGCTGAACGTCACCGGACCGCTGCTTTACACCGTCGGCGGCCGTTTTGAGAGCAACCTCACACCGGACATCTATCAGCGGCCGTTTACTTCTTTAGATCTGGCCTTCTCCAAAAGAATCACCGATGCCTGGAGTTTTAACTTCCGCATCTCCAACCTTCTCAACCAGCCGCGCGAACGTTATTTCGACGGGGGCCTGCCTTTTTCCGTCACCACCGTTGGCACCGGTTACTCCATCGGCATCACCGGGAAGTGGTGA